One window of Quercus robur chromosome 5, dhQueRobu3.1, whole genome shotgun sequence genomic DNA carries:
- the LOC126725800 gene encoding uncharacterized protein LOC126725800, translating into MASSISITADIASTFLSLSSRAGAAHRTRLSQVRATVLPFLLSPNNKTFQSQSHSLRFSCSTLSFNSSIIAAKPKRGLRRFTTAATATTTTTPQSEGSDLSSKIPADNRIPATIITGFLGSGKTTLLNHILTAEHGKRIAVIENEYGEVDIDGSLVAAKTTGAEDIVMLNNGCLCCTVRGDLVRMIAELVNRKKGKFDHIVIETTGLANPAPIIQTFYAEDQVFNDVKLDGVVTLVDAKHAGFHLDEVKPKGIVNEAVEQIAYADRIIVNKTDLVGEPEIATLVQRIRNINRMANLKRTEYGKVDLDYVLGIGGFDLERIESVVNAEGAKEDDHDHDHDHEHDHDHNHDHHHHHHHDEHDHAHEHHDGHNSHDHSHDPGVSSVSIVCEGNLDLEKANMWLGTLLLERSEDIYRMKGLLSVQGMNERFVFQGVHDIFQGSPDRLWGEDEPRTNKIVFIGKNLDAQELEKGFKACLL; encoded by the exons ATGGCTTCGTCAATATCAATAACGGCGGACATTGCCAGCACCTTCCTGAGCCTCAGCTCTCGCGCAGGCGCAGCCCACCGCACCCGACTCTCCCAGGTCCGAGCCACTGTTCTTCCTTTCTTACTCTCTCCAAATAATAAAACCTTTCAATCCCAGTCCCACTCTCTACGCTTCAGCTGCAGTACGTTGTCGTTTAATTCCAGCATTATTGCCGCCAAGCCCAAAAGGGGCCTCCGCCGCTTCACCACGGCGGCCACCGCCACAACAACCACCACGCCGCAGAGCGAAGGCTCTGATCTCTCCTCCAAAATCCCAGCCGACAATCGCATTCCCGCCACTATTATCACTGGATTCCTAGGCTCTGGAAAG ACAACTTTACTTAACCATATTTTGACTGCGGAGCATGGGAAGCGAATTGCGGTGATTGAGAATGAG taTGGGGAAGTAGACATTGATGGTTCTTTGGTTGCTGCGAAAACTACTGGGGCCGAAGATATTGTCATGTTAAATAATGGCTGTCTTTGCTGCACTGTTAGGGGTGATCTTGTGAGAATGATTGCAGAATTGGTCAATAGGAAGAAAGGGAAATTTGATCATATTGTAATAGAGACTACAG GATTGGCGAATCCGGCACCTATCATTCAGACATTTTATGCAGAGGACCAGGTTTTCAACGATGTCAAGTTGGATGGTGTTGTCACTTTGGTTGATGCTAAACATGCTGGTTTTCACCTGGATGAGGTTAAGCCAAAAGGGATAGTCAATGAGGCTGTAGAACAAATTGCTTATGCTGACCGTATCATTGTGAATAAG ACTGACCTTGTTGGTGAGCCAGAAATTGCTACTTTGGTGCAGCGAATAAGG AATATAAATCGAATGGCTAACTTAAAGCGGACAGAGTATGGAAAAGTTGACTTGGATTATGTTCTTGGGATTGGAGGCTTTGATTTGGAGAG GATTGAGAGTGTTGTAAATGCTGAAGGTGCAAAGGAAGATGACCATGATCATGATCATGATCATGAACATGACCATGACCACAACCAtgatcaccaccaccaccatcatcatgaTGAACATGACCACGCACATG AACATCATGATGGTCACAATTCTCATGATCACAGCCACGATCCTGGTGTTTCTTCTGTCAGCATAGTTTGTGAAGGGAATTTAGATCTTGAGAAG GCAAACATGTGGCTTGGCACATTGTTGTTGGAACGTAGTGAGGACATCTATCGGATGAAAGGTCTCCTATCTGTTCAAGGCATGAATGAAAGATTTGTTTTTCAG GGAGTCCATGACATATTCCAAGGTTCACCTGATCGGTTGTGGGGCGAGGACGAACCAAGGACAAACAAGATTGTGTTCATAGGCAAGAATTTGGATGCACAGGAATTAGAGAAGGGTTTTAAAGCCTGCTTACTTTGA